Proteins from a genomic interval of Providencia stuartii:
- a CDS encoding choline transporter, with amino-acid sequence MTIQNSPKNQQKDKLNSVVFFTSAGLILAFSFFTILMTETANQWIVATLGWVSKTFGWYYLLAATLYIVFVIFVATSRFGNIKLGPEQSKPEFSVLSWSAMLFAAGIGIDLMFFSVAEPVTQYMLPPTGEGETLEAARQSMVWTLFHYGLTGWSMYALMGIALGYFSYRYNLPLTIRSALYPIFGKRIYGPIGHTVDVAAVIGTIFGIATTLGIGVVQLNYGLKVLFDLPQGLGVQGGLILLSVIMAVISATSGVNKGIRILSELNVLLALGLILFILFVGDTEFLLNALVLNVGDYINRFMGMTLNSFAFDRPTDWMNSWTLFFWAWWVAWSPFVGLFLARISRGRTIRQFVIGTLIIPFVFTLLWLSIFGNSALYEIIHGNKALAETVLAAPEKGFYSLLELYPGFGLTASVATITGLLFYVTSADSGSLVLGNFTSNLSDINNDAPNWLRIFWSVAIGLLTLGMLMTDGVAALQNTTVIMGLPFSFVIFFIMAGLYKSLKVEDFRRVSSLTTNAPAPLYGNGKLNWKQRLGRVMNFPGTTYTQRMLDLVCTPAMQEVAKELSLRGANVEFNSLPPVGDERLNHLELVVDLAEEQNFIYQIWPQRYSVPGFTYRARSGKSHYYRLETFLWEGTQGNDLMDYTKEQVISDILDQYEKHLNFIHLSREAPGATLTFPETN; translated from the coding sequence ATGACAATTCAAAATAGTCCAAAAAATCAGCAGAAAGACAAATTAAACTCTGTGGTTTTTTTCACTTCTGCTGGTTTAATACTAGCATTTTCATTTTTCACCATACTCATGACAGAAACGGCCAATCAGTGGATCGTTGCCACCCTTGGATGGGTATCAAAAACGTTTGGTTGGTATTATCTATTAGCCGCAACGCTGTATATTGTCTTTGTGATATTCGTAGCGACTTCTCGTTTTGGTAATATCAAATTAGGTCCAGAGCAATCGAAACCTGAATTTAGTGTACTCAGTTGGTCTGCCATGCTGTTTGCTGCCGGAATCGGTATCGACCTGATGTTTTTCTCCGTCGCCGAACCCGTGACACAGTATATGCTGCCACCTACAGGCGAAGGGGAAACATTAGAAGCAGCTCGTCAGTCGATGGTGTGGACTCTCTTCCACTATGGCCTGACGGGCTGGTCTATGTATGCATTAATGGGAATTGCGCTTGGTTACTTTAGCTACCGCTACAATTTACCGTTAACCATCCGTTCTGCACTTTATCCGATTTTTGGTAAACGTATTTATGGGCCTATCGGTCATACCGTCGATGTCGCCGCGGTTATTGGTACTATTTTTGGCATTGCAACCACACTCGGTATTGGTGTTGTTCAGCTCAATTATGGTTTAAAAGTCCTGTTTGACCTCCCGCAAGGGCTTGGTGTTCAGGGGGGATTAATCTTGCTCTCCGTCATCATGGCCGTGATTTCAGCCACTTCTGGGGTCAATAAGGGGATCCGTATTTTATCGGAACTTAATGTATTGCTCGCATTAGGTTTGATCTTATTCATTTTGTTTGTTGGTGATACTGAGTTCTTACTCAATGCGCTAGTCCTTAATGTCGGTGATTACATTAATCGCTTTATGGGGATGACGCTCAATAGCTTTGCCTTTGACCGCCCAACGGATTGGATGAATAGCTGGACCTTATTCTTCTGGGCTTGGTGGGTCGCATGGTCGCCATTTGTTGGTTTGTTTCTTGCGCGTATTTCACGAGGAAGAACCATTCGCCAATTTGTCATTGGCACACTGATTATCCCTTTTGTGTTTACCCTTCTCTGGTTATCTATTTTCGGTAACAGTGCGTTATACGAAATCATTCATGGCAATAAAGCACTTGCTGAAACCGTTCTAGCGGCGCCTGAAAAAGGATTCTATTCACTGCTTGAACTTTACCCAGGTTTTGGTTTAACCGCTTCCGTTGCGACAATCACAGGCTTACTCTTTTATGTGACCTCCGCGGACTCAGGCTCATTAGTCCTTGGTAATTTCACGTCAAACTTAAGCGATATCAACAATGATGCGCCGAACTGGTTACGTATCTTTTGGTCTGTCGCAATTGGTTTATTAACCTTAGGGATGTTAATGACCGATGGCGTGGCGGCGTTACAAAACACAACCGTCATTATGGGTTTACCTTTCAGTTTTGTTATTTTCTTTATTATGGCTGGGTTGTATAAGTCACTTAAAGTGGAAGATTTCAGACGAGTAAGTTCACTGACGACCAATGCACCAGCCCCGTTATACGGTAACGGAAAATTAAACTGGAAACAGCGATTAGGTCGTGTGATGAACTTCCCAGGTACTACCTATACACAGCGTATGTTGGATTTAGTCTGTACACCCGCAATGCAAGAGGTAGCAAAAGAGTTATCGCTACGTGGTGCTAACGTTGAATTTAATAGCCTTCCCCCCGTTGGCGATGAACGTTTAAATCACTTAGAACTTGTCGTTGATCTGGCCGAAGAGCAGAACTTTATTTATCAAATTTGGCCTCAGCGTTACTCTGTGCCGGGCTTTACTTACCGAGCTCGTTCTGGAAAATCTCATTACTATCGCTTAGAGACCTTCCTTTGGGAGGGAACACAAGGCAATGACTTAATGGATTACACCAAAGAACAGGTGATCAGTGACATTTTAGATCAATACGAAAAACATCTGAATTTCATTCACTTAAGTAGAGAAGCTCCAGGGGCAACATTGACCTTCCCTGAAACTAATTAA
- a CDS encoding sugar kinase — protein sequence MATALQVAVIGECMVELQKSGELFKQTFGGDTLNSALYLARLTHKQGVITRYLTGLGQDPFSQQMLESWQAEGINTDHVLIAEKHLPGMYLIETSEEGERRFFYWRDNSAAKFWLNAQTAERTQQLLNQQQYLYLSGISLAILPEAARQLLFTLLATARQSGAKVIFDNNYRPALWPSVEAAQQAYQQMLSLTDIAFLTFDDEQLLYGDQQESQSIARAQQHGVEEIIIKRGAKPCYIIIHDQQFEVAANKVAQVIDTTAAGDSFSAGYLACRILGGSPEEAARTGHLLAGTVIQHRGAIIPREAMPIIELNNIKGI from the coding sequence ATGGCTACAGCTTTGCAAGTTGCCGTGATTGGCGAATGTATGGTTGAGTTACAAAAATCAGGGGAATTATTTAAGCAAACTTTTGGTGGGGACACGCTAAATAGCGCTCTCTATCTTGCACGTTTAACCCATAAACAAGGTGTTATCACTCGCTATTTAACGGGACTGGGTCAAGATCCCTTTAGCCAACAAATGTTAGAAAGCTGGCAAGCTGAAGGGATCAATACAGACCATGTGCTGATCGCCGAAAAACACCTCCCCGGTATGTATTTAATTGAAACTTCAGAAGAGGGTGAGCGCCGTTTTTTTTATTGGCGTGATAACTCAGCAGCGAAATTTTGGTTAAATGCGCAAACCGCCGAGCGCACCCAACAATTACTGAATCAACAACAATATCTCTATTTAAGTGGCATCAGCTTAGCTATTTTACCTGAAGCCGCTCGCCAATTGCTGTTTACACTGTTAGCAACAGCTCGCCAGTCAGGCGCTAAGGTCATTTTTGACAATAATTACCGTCCGGCATTATGGCCTTCTGTCGAGGCGGCACAGCAAGCCTACCAACAGATGTTATCGCTGACTGATATCGCATTTTTAACTTTTGATGATGAGCAACTGCTGTATGGTGATCAGCAAGAAAGCCAATCAATTGCACGTGCACAGCAGCATGGCGTTGAAGAGATCATTATTAAACGCGGAGCAAAACCCTGCTATATCATTATTCACGACCAACAATTCGAAGTCGCCGCGAATAAAGTGGCGCAAGTCATTGATACCACCGCTGCTGGTGATTCTTTCAGCGCTGGTTATCTTGCCTGTCGAATTCTGGGTGGCTCACCTGAAGAAGCGGCTCGCACAGGCCATTTACTTGCAGGAACCGTGATCCAACACCGAGGTGCCATTATTCCGCGTGAAGCGATGCCCATCATAGAGCTAAACAATATCAAAGGGATCTAA
- the kdgR gene encoding DNA-binding transcriptional regulator KdgR, with product MVDKVTQTDAVSSVVKVFSILNALGEQKEIGVSELSQRLLMSKATTYRFLQTMKQLGYVAQEGEADKYSLTLKLFELGAKSLEYVDLIEIADKEMQHIGQLTHEAVHLGAFDDNAIIYIHKIDSSYNLRMYSRVGRRNPLYCTAIGKVLLAWQDEATVNSILENVEFVKKTATTILSSEQFMRELAEVRKLHYAQDREEQELGLRCIAVPVYDRLGHVIAGLSISFPTIRFDEQQLEYYIRLLKVAGRHISEKMGYHDYPL from the coding sequence ATGGTGGATAAGGTCACGCAAACGGATGCCGTTTCGTCAGTAGTAAAAGTATTCAGTATTCTCAATGCATTAGGAGAACAAAAAGAGATAGGCGTGTCTGAGCTTTCACAACGACTGCTGATGTCAAAAGCCACCACCTATCGTTTCTTGCAAACCATGAAACAATTAGGCTATGTGGCGCAGGAAGGGGAGGCGGATAAATATTCATTGACGCTTAAACTATTCGAATTAGGTGCTAAATCTTTAGAGTATGTTGATTTAATTGAAATTGCTGATAAAGAAATGCAGCATATTGGTCAATTAACACATGAAGCTGTGCATCTTGGTGCTTTCGATGATAACGCCATTATTTATATTCATAAAATTGATTCTAGCTATAACTTGCGTATGTATTCGCGGGTCGGGCGGCGTAACCCATTGTATTGTACCGCTATCGGCAAAGTACTTTTAGCTTGGCAAGATGAAGCCACGGTAAACAGCATTTTAGAGAATGTGGAGTTTGTGAAAAAAACGGCGACGACGATCCTCAGTAGCGAACAATTTATGCGAGAGCTTGCTGAAGTGCGTAAGCTGCATTATGCACAGGACAGAGAAGAGCAAGAGCTGGGGCTACGTTGCATCGCAGTGCCTGTTTATGACCGTTTAGGCCATGTGATTGCTGGGCTATCAATATCTTTTCCTACCATTCGCTTTGATGAACAGCAGTTGGAATATTATATTCGTTTGCTAAAGGTTGCTGGACGTCATATTTCAGAAAAAATGGGCTATCACGATTATCCGTTATAG
- a CDS encoding bifunctional 4-hydroxy-2-oxoglutarate aldolase/2-dehydro-3-deoxy-phosphogluconate aldolase, producing the protein MNQLIEKLKKINVVPVITINNAEHGAPLAKALMENGLPCAEVTFRTPAAVQAIKNMRAAYPEILIGAGTVLTTQQVDQAIDAGVDFIVSPGFNPKIVAYCQQKNVIIIPGLNNPSLVEQALEFNLTTVKFFPAEASGGVAMLKALSAVYPVNFMPTGGIGPKNIHEYKALPSVLICGGSWMVPNDLIDNENWHELGKLIAEAASL; encoded by the coding sequence ATGAATCAACTCATCGAGAAATTAAAAAAAATTAATGTCGTGCCTGTTATTACTATCAATAATGCAGAACATGGTGCTCCCCTCGCTAAAGCGTTAATGGAAAATGGGCTGCCGTGTGCAGAAGTGACTTTTCGAACTCCTGCTGCCGTACAAGCCATCAAAAATATGCGAGCGGCATACCCTGAAATTCTGATTGGGGCGGGCACAGTACTGACAACTCAACAGGTTGATCAAGCCATTGATGCAGGCGTGGACTTTATCGTAAGCCCAGGTTTTAACCCTAAAATCGTCGCTTATTGCCAGCAAAAAAATGTCATTATTATCCCTGGGCTCAATAATCCAAGCTTAGTTGAACAGGCGTTAGAATTTAATTTAACCACAGTGAAGTTTTTCCCAGCAGAAGCTTCTGGTGGCGTAGCGATGTTAAAAGCGTTAAGTGCCGTCTACCCTGTGAATTTTATGCCTACGGGGGGAATTGGTCCAAAAAATATCCACGAATATAAGGCGCTACCTTCTGTCCTTATTTGTGGTGGTTCATGGATGGTACCTAATGACCTGATTGATAATGAAAATTGGCATGAGTTAGGGAAGCTGATCGCTGAGGCTGCCAGCCTTTAA
- a CDS encoding chitinase — MVKIPPTKREMMMNKTLFAPYFDVTVDAIWNDPLAPNGKPNPKYSQAAISHSVDGVYLAFLTADPNNNAAWGAYSSMPISWAKPFCDALIEANIKVIVSFGGAANYDVSARQTVDQLIATYQEVIDILGASQLDFDFENDLYDADKTFTALSTTVKNNPDITLSLTLPVMPYGLVEKGLALVQKSVNAGLKMKVNGMAMDYGQGTDKNMGQAAADVATSLKGQLKTYYPTLTDAELYDLVQVTPMIGLNDDRSMFNFNDINTLSNFAKTNGVNLISMWSLTRDRVGVGEFASASNSGNPEQTKDFEYTERFTNALK; from the coding sequence ATGGTTAAAATTCCCCCGACTAAAAGAGAAATGATGATGAATAAGACACTATTTGCACCTTATTTCGATGTTACCGTTGATGCTATTTGGAACGACCCACTTGCTCCTAACGGCAAACCAAACCCTAAATATAGCCAAGCCGCGATAAGTCACAGCGTTGATGGTGTGTACTTGGCTTTTTTAACTGCGGATCCTAATAATAATGCCGCATGGGGAGCATACTCCAGTATGCCTATCTCTTGGGCTAAACCATTTTGTGATGCGTTAATTGAAGCCAATATCAAAGTGATTGTGTCATTCGGAGGTGCGGCTAACTATGATGTCTCTGCAAGGCAAACTGTTGACCAACTGATTGCAACCTACCAAGAAGTCATTGATATTCTTGGCGCCTCGCAGCTAGATTTTGATTTTGAAAATGATTTATACGATGCCGATAAAACCTTCACCGCGCTATCAACCACAGTAAAAAATAACCCTGATATCACCTTGAGCCTAACGTTACCGGTGATGCCTTATGGCCTTGTCGAAAAAGGGTTAGCGCTAGTACAAAAATCTGTTAATGCAGGTTTAAAAATGAAAGTGAATGGTATGGCTATGGATTATGGTCAAGGAACTGATAAAAATATGGGGCAGGCCGCCGCAGATGTGGCAACCAGCCTAAAAGGTCAATTAAAAACCTACTACCCAACACTAACAGATGCAGAGCTGTATGATTTAGTACAAGTCACTCCAATGATTGGTCTTAATGATGATAGATCCATGTTTAATTTTAATGATATCAATACATTAAGTAATTTTGCGAAAACCAATGGCGTAAACTTAATTTCAATGTGGAGCTTAACCCGCGATAGGGTCGGCGTCGGCGAATTCGCATCAGCCTCTAATTCAGGCAACCCTGAGCAAACCAAAGATTTTGAATACACGGAACGCTTTACTAACGCACTGAAATAA